Proteins co-encoded in one Moritella sp. F3 genomic window:
- a CDS encoding bifunctional diguanylate cyclase/phosphodiesterase: protein MKLSVKINFILLPVMLIIFSIGGIFSYNSQKVQILSSLSDKIKYELKYISEDLNEAVHEFDLLSKIFLSSHSTQSYLNNIRFGNNNHYANQNLTRGIRQLEFRHGYITSFGLIDADKQELFLYDVLNPFSSIEASKSLNTHLSYINKSIQTQGVTQINPATYEHSTTADGFDELTLIRTFSPDQPISMSSFSQGHTIYTAIITIRLKHKGAYLRALQTVFDDKVKLSLLSSGSSQIIEGKNELSILPKPDYGYQLVNELWSIMILLPSSYLNTLYQPHKILFVSIVLSVTLFSFFFLKGLIVKRIITPVVRLTKQVESTEIGANINIERSQTNDEVAVLSNKYLDLIMELDDLVKYDHLTGLINRSQFNKALKDLIEDCVDSNKKIAVLYCDLDNFKHVNDRFGHYIGDELLKKFTVSVKHYLACRAKDLSVDNHVVFARMSGDEFTLILPHITDIKEVETVTNNLISLFKDGFKLDEMVFDIGISIGASIFPDDATDVSSILKKADIAMYSAKRLRQSNAQFYTPELSEQIERQDTITASLKTALRRNEFYLVYMPIYDCSAGIVDGCEVLLRVSSKDLAAYGPEEFIPIAEQSGLIKDIDYWVIESAIKQLSIWRKQLDFVGVFAINFSSWELKNPDFVDKVDSLLTLYDVPAHCIELEITETCFVPGDDRSIKMLSKLHNLGVRLSLDDFGTGFTAFSQLIDYPLDTLKVDRMFINAIDSDDSEDKPLVNIIVEIAKLYNLNVVAEGIETKAQLEYVRNLGCHQAQGFLLSKPLMKNDFVALWKAEKRVVEVPSSGSYVS, encoded by the coding sequence ATGAAACTATCCGTTAAGATTAATTTTATACTATTGCCAGTGATGCTAATCATTTTCTCTATTGGTGGTATTTTCTCTTATAACAGTCAAAAGGTGCAAATCCTTTCGTCATTATCAGATAAGATAAAATATGAATTGAAATACATTTCAGAAGATTTGAATGAAGCCGTTCATGAGTTTGATTTACTCAGTAAGATCTTTCTAAGTAGCCACAGTACCCAATCTTATTTAAATAACATACGCTTTGGTAACAATAACCATTATGCCAATCAGAATTTAACACGGGGGATCAGGCAGCTCGAATTCCGTCATGGTTATATTACTAGTTTTGGGTTAATTGATGCGGATAAACAAGAGTTATTTCTTTATGATGTGCTTAATCCGTTCTCGTCAATCGAAGCTTCTAAATCATTAAATACCCATTTATCCTATATAAATAAAAGTATACAGACACAAGGTGTAACACAAATAAACCCAGCCACTTACGAACACAGCACAACAGCCGATGGCTTTGATGAACTCACTTTGATTCGAACCTTCTCTCCCGATCAACCGATATCTATGTCATCATTTTCTCAAGGACATACCATCTACACGGCAATTATAACCATACGCCTCAAGCATAAAGGCGCCTACCTACGTGCCTTACAAACCGTATTTGATGACAAAGTTAAACTATCCCTACTCTCTTCAGGCAGTTCTCAAATAATAGAAGGAAAAAACGAACTCAGTATACTGCCTAAGCCTGACTATGGTTACCAGTTAGTGAATGAGCTTTGGTCTATTATGATTTTACTGCCCAGCTCATATTTAAATACCTTGTACCAGCCCCATAAAATTCTATTTGTTTCAATTGTATTAAGTGTGACATTGTTTTCATTTTTCTTTCTTAAAGGTTTAATAGTTAAAAGAATTATCACGCCCGTTGTCAGGCTAACCAAACAAGTTGAGAGCACTGAAATTGGCGCTAATATCAATATTGAACGGTCGCAAACCAATGATGAAGTAGCGGTACTTTCCAACAAGTACCTTGATCTTATTATGGAGCTTGATGACCTAGTAAAATACGATCATTTGACGGGCTTGATTAATCGGTCTCAATTCAATAAAGCATTGAAAGATTTGATAGAGGATTGCGTTGATAGCAATAAGAAAATAGCGGTATTGTATTGTGATTTAGACAATTTCAAACATGTAAATGATCGATTTGGCCATTACATTGGTGATGAGTTATTAAAAAAATTTACCGTGAGCGTAAAACACTACCTTGCTTGTAGAGCAAAAGACTTAAGCGTTGATAATCATGTAGTCTTTGCACGTATGTCTGGCGACGAGTTCACGTTAATATTACCGCATATAACAGATATAAAAGAAGTGGAAACCGTCACCAACAATTTAATTTCCTTATTCAAGGATGGTTTCAAATTAGATGAGATGGTGTTTGATATCGGTATCAGTATCGGAGCCTCTATTTTCCCTGATGATGCCACTGATGTGTCTTCTATATTGAAAAAAGCAGACATCGCAATGTACTCCGCAAAGCGATTACGTCAGAGTAATGCCCAGTTTTATACGCCTGAATTGAGTGAACAAATTGAACGCCAAGACACTATTACAGCAAGCTTAAAAACCGCCTTACGCCGCAATGAGTTCTACCTTGTGTATATGCCTATTTATGATTGCAGCGCTGGTATCGTCGACGGGTGTGAAGTATTGCTTAGAGTATCATCAAAGGATTTAGCTGCTTATGGGCCAGAAGAGTTTATCCCCATTGCCGAACAGTCTGGGTTAATCAAAGATATTGATTACTGGGTCATCGAATCAGCCATTAAGCAGCTATCTATCTGGAGAAAACAATTAGACTTCGTCGGTGTTTTTGCGATTAACTTTTCGTCTTGGGAGCTTAAAAACCCTGATTTTGTCGACAAAGTGGATTCGTTACTGACCTTGTATGATGTTCCAGCACATTGCATTGAACTTGAAATAACAGAGACCTGTTTTGTCCCCGGCGACGACAGAAGTATTAAGATGTTGTCAAAACTGCACAACCTCGGTGTGAGGTTATCACTTGATGATTTCGGCACTGGATTCACCGCATTCAGTCAATTGATAGACTACCCGCTTGATACTCTGAAAGTCGATCGTATGTTTATCAATGCCATTGATTCGGATGATAGCGAGGATAAACCGTTAGTCAATATTATCGTTGAAATAGCCAAGCTATATAACCTAAACGTCGTCGCTGAAGGCATAGAGACAAAGGCACAGCTAGAATATGTTCGCAACTTAGGCTGCCATCAAGCACAAGGTTTTCTGTTGTCTAAGCCTTTAATGAAAAATGATTTCGTCGCGTTATGGAAAGCAGAAAAACGGGTAGTTGAAGTGCCCTCGTCGGGATCGTATGTTAGCTAA
- the mtgA gene encoding monofunctional biosynthetic peptidoglycan transglycosylase, translating into MMKKNRRSRKKSFKKRVFSYVMITFTCIFMVSVILTLPLRWLNPFTTTFIIQEMVTDKKIISLDWVPYNRMAKTLPVSVVASEDQKFPDHYGFDFDSLYKALTEKRKQTRGASTISQQLVKNMYLWSGRSLIRKGLEAYFTILIEAFLPKRRILEIYLNVVEFAPAVYGVGAASRQLFNRSPENITAYQASLLAAVLPNPKLMSAANPSFYVRKRAAQIRESVRSLGGAAYLKRL; encoded by the coding sequence ATGATGAAAAAGAATAGAAGGTCTCGTAAGAAGAGTTTTAAAAAGCGGGTATTCAGTTATGTCATGATAACGTTTACCTGCATTTTCATGGTGAGTGTTATATTAACCTTGCCTTTACGCTGGCTGAACCCTTTTACCACCACTTTCATTATTCAAGAAATGGTGACGGATAAAAAAATAATATCGTTAGATTGGGTGCCCTACAACAGAATGGCTAAAACCTTACCAGTTTCGGTTGTTGCCTCAGAAGACCAGAAATTTCCTGACCACTATGGGTTTGATTTTGATTCGCTTTATAAAGCACTAACAGAAAAACGTAAACAAACGCGCGGGGCGAGTACTATTAGCCAGCAATTGGTTAAAAATATGTATTTATGGTCAGGGCGAAGCCTAATACGTAAAGGGCTAGAGGCATACTTCACCATTTTGATAGAAGCGTTTCTACCAAAACGCAGAATTTTAGAGATCTATCTTAATGTGGTTGAATTTGCCCCCGCTGTATATGGCGTTGGCGCAGCAAGTCGACAATTATTTAATCGCTCACCTGAAAATATCACAGCTTACCAAGCTTCGTTATTAGCGGCAGTATTGCCCAATCCCAAGTTAATGTCTGCTGCAAATCCTTCTTTTTATGTGAGAAAACGAGCTGCACAAATTAGAGAGTCGGTGCGGTCATTAGGCGGCGCAGCTTACTTGAAGCGTTTGTAA
- a CDS encoding LysE family translocator: MHILNFEAFLIAITILTLTPGLDTALVIRNSSRSGFVDGCVTSLGICSGLFVHAMFSALGISAILLQSADLFQLVKWVGAAYLIWLGLGSLWAIYKGSNKVAMLADDSGLSSTKRSLREGFLSNVLNPKTAIFYLAFLPQFIDLNHSPIVQSFTMASIHFLIAMVWQCSLAFTINSAKKLFKSSAMMNWMEGVTGVVLIALGAKLLLSDNKL, encoded by the coding sequence ATGCACATTTTAAATTTCGAAGCGTTCTTGATCGCAATAACCATTTTGACACTGACACCTGGTCTTGATACCGCGTTGGTGATCCGTAATAGTAGCCGTTCAGGTTTTGTGGATGGGTGTGTCACGAGTCTAGGCATCTGTTCAGGGTTATTTGTGCATGCGATGTTCTCGGCGCTCGGCATCTCTGCTATTTTGTTACAATCAGCAGATCTGTTTCAATTAGTAAAATGGGTTGGCGCAGCATACCTTATCTGGCTTGGCCTCGGCAGTCTTTGGGCTATCTATAAAGGCAGCAATAAAGTCGCTATGCTTGCGGATGATAGTGGCTTATCGAGTACGAAGCGTTCACTGCGTGAAGGTTTTTTATCTAACGTGTTAAATCCTAAAACAGCGATCTTTTACCTCGCGTTTTTGCCGCAGTTTATCGATCTTAATCATTCACCGATAGTGCAGTCGTTCACCATGGCCAGCATCCACTTTTTAATCGCAATGGTTTGGCAATGTAGCTTAGCATTTACCATTAATTCAGCTAAAAAACTCTTTAAAAGCAGCGCGATGATGAATTGGATGGAAGGTGTTACGGGTGTGGTACTGATAGCATTAGGTGCGAAGTTATTGTTGTCGGATAATAAGCTTTAG
- a CDS encoding mechanosensitive ion channel family protein produces the protein MDETGLQEDLQKEFEQLQNVYTMLTEFVVQYSFQIFGAMVIFIIGLWVAGKVQRFISALCIKHDVDVTLSGFISNVVRLLVIMMVAVIALGKLGISVAPFIAAVGALALGAGLALQGMLSNYAAGVTIILTRPFVVGDTVKIQGVIGVVKVITLGMTILTNEDGDEISIPNKHIVGEVLHNSFEYMLVESTIGISYDDNPEQAVATLAVALADIDEIATEPAAQIGIEAFGDSSINLGVRFWVPTKNYYEVKYAANLKMFQALKQDGITIPFPQREVRLLSDTV, from the coding sequence ATGGACGAGACTGGATTACAAGAAGACCTACAGAAAGAATTCGAGCAGCTACAGAATGTGTACACCATGCTAACGGAATTTGTGGTGCAATACAGTTTCCAAATCTTTGGTGCTATGGTTATTTTTATCATCGGCTTATGGGTGGCCGGTAAAGTACAACGCTTCATTTCAGCGCTATGTATAAAGCACGATGTTGATGTTACCTTAAGCGGATTTATTTCCAATGTAGTGCGTCTACTCGTCATCATGATGGTCGCGGTGATCGCTCTGGGTAAACTCGGGATCAGTGTGGCACCGTTTATCGCCGCTGTTGGTGCTTTGGCACTGGGTGCTGGCTTAGCCTTACAAGGCATGTTGTCAAACTATGCCGCTGGCGTGACCATTATTCTGACTCGTCCGTTTGTAGTGGGTGATACGGTCAAGATCCAAGGTGTGATTGGCGTGGTTAAGGTTATCACTCTGGGCATGACGATTCTAACTAATGAAGACGGTGACGAGATCAGTATTCCGAACAAGCACATTGTTGGTGAAGTACTGCATAACTCTTTCGAGTATATGTTAGTGGAATCGACTATCGGCATTAGTTATGACGACAATCCTGAACAGGCAGTAGCCACGTTGGCTGTAGCGCTGGCGGATATCGATGAAATCGCGACAGAGCCAGCGGCACAAATCGGCATTGAAGCCTTTGGCGATAGCTCAATTAATTTGGGTGTGCGTTTTTGGGTACCAACCAAGAACTATTATGAAGTGAAGTACGCGGCGAACTTAAAGATGTTTCAGGCATTGAAACAAGATGGCATTACCATACCCTTTCCACAACGTGAAGTTCGGTTATTGTCAGACACGGTTTAG
- a CDS encoding ammonium transporter, with amino-acid sequence MQELTTTVTELRFALDTFYFLMSGVLVMWMAAGFSMLEAGLVRSKNTTEILTKNIVLYSIACIMFLLVGYNIMYVDNTEGGIIPSLGLLIGTQAEGADHSLESDFFFQVVFVATAMSIVSGAVAERMKLWAFLAFAVVLTAVIYPIEGYWTWGGGFLSEAGFSDFAGSGIVHMAGASAALAGVLLLGARKGKYGKNGEVHPIPGSNMPLATLGTFILWMGWFGFNGGSQLLISDAENATAVGLIFLNTNAAAAGGAVSALIVTKLMWGKVDLTMVLNGALAGLVTITADPLSPAPAFATLLGALGGVLVVLSIVALDKVKIDDPVGAISVHGVCGLFGLMVVPFSNGDATFSAQLFGAAIIFAWVFGASILVWAVLKATMGIRVTEEDEMLGMDIADCGIDAYPEFISAK; translated from the coding sequence ATGCAAGAATTAACAACGACAGTGACAGAGCTGCGCTTTGCACTCGATACGTTTTACTTTTTAATGTCTGGTGTACTCGTGATGTGGATGGCGGCAGGTTTTTCCATGCTAGAAGCAGGGCTCGTACGCTCTAAAAATACCACCGAAATTTTGACTAAGAACATCGTACTCTATTCCATTGCATGCATCATGTTCTTACTGGTTGGTTATAACATTATGTACGTCGATAATACTGAGGGGGGGATTATCCCGTCACTTGGTTTATTAATTGGTACGCAGGCTGAAGGTGCTGACCATTCACTTGAATCAGACTTCTTTTTCCAAGTTGTATTTGTGGCAACAGCAATGTCTATCGTATCTGGTGCTGTGGCTGAACGGATGAAGTTATGGGCCTTTCTTGCTTTTGCGGTGGTGTTAACCGCGGTTATTTATCCTATTGAAGGCTATTGGACTTGGGGTGGTGGTTTCTTATCTGAAGCTGGTTTCTCTGATTTTGCAGGGTCTGGTATTGTTCACATGGCGGGCGCATCAGCTGCATTAGCAGGCGTATTATTACTCGGTGCACGTAAGGGTAAATATGGTAAGAATGGTGAGGTACACCCCATTCCAGGTTCAAATATGCCACTTGCAACATTAGGTACATTCATTTTATGGATGGGGTGGTTTGGCTTTAATGGTGGCTCACAGTTATTAATTTCTGATGCTGAAAATGCCACTGCGGTTGGTCTTATCTTTCTGAATACCAATGCGGCAGCGGCGGGTGGTGCGGTTTCGGCCTTGATTGTGACTAAGTTAATGTGGGGTAAAGTCGATTTAACCATGGTGCTTAATGGGGCTCTGGCAGGTCTTGTCACCATTACAGCTGATCCTCTGAGTCCAGCGCCAGCATTTGCGACATTGCTAGGTGCCTTAGGCGGAGTATTGGTTGTGCTTAGTATTGTGGCTCTGGATAAAGTGAAGATTGATGATCCTGTAGGCGCTATTTCTGTACACGGTGTGTGTGGGTTATTTGGTTTAATGGTTGTTCCATTTAGTAATGGTGATGCGACATTCTCTGCTCAGTTATTTGGTGCTGCTATAATCTTTGCTTGGGTGTTTGGTGCAAGTATCCTTGTGTGGGCAGTGCTTAAAGCCACCATGGGTATTCGAGTGACTGAAGAAGACGAAATGCTAGGTATGGATATAGCGGATTGCGGTATTGATGCTTACCCTGAGTTTATATCGGCTAAATAA
- a CDS encoding P-II family nitrogen regulator → MKLISAIIKPFKLVDVRKAVAEIGVEGLTATEVKGLGRQKGHTELYRGAEYQVDFLPKIKLEIATQADNVERVIEAIKNAAYTGKIGDGKIFVYDLTQVVRIRTGEMDSEAI, encoded by the coding sequence ATGAAACTAATAAGCGCAATTATTAAACCATTTAAACTCGTTGATGTTCGTAAAGCTGTCGCTGAGATCGGAGTTGAAGGATTAACCGCGACTGAGGTTAAAGGTCTAGGTCGTCAAAAAGGTCATACAGAACTATATCGTGGTGCTGAATACCAAGTTGATTTCTTACCAAAAATTAAATTGGAGATTGCAACGCAAGCAGACAATGTTGAACGGGTCATTGAAGCGATCAAAAATGCGGCTTACACAGGCAAAATTGGTGACGGAAAGATCTTTGTTTACGACTTAACACAAGTTGTGCGTATTCGTACTGGTGAAATGGATTCAGAAGCGATCTAG
- a CDS encoding ABC transporter ATP-binding protein, with product MTLKIDNVSFAYQAERKILDAISLTFESGKFYVIIGQNGCGKSTLFNLIMRHLPLSSGQISINGKDLQQLSFKEQAQSISVLSQSMPLPEFMTVADMVMQGRFCYQGFFSRFSAEDRAIAQHAMQKMQLTELANKRLSALSGGQQQRARMAMLLTQKTDIVLLDEPTTHLDLKHQYMLLDLGRELAEQGKTVIAILHDMTQAALYADHVIVLSEQKVYAQGPAQSVITDTMMQHVFHVNTSRVGNEKVGLHVPTYLIA from the coding sequence ATGACTCTCAAAATCGATAACGTCAGCTTTGCCTATCAAGCTGAACGTAAAATATTAGATGCTATCTCACTGACTTTTGAATCTGGAAAATTCTATGTAATCATAGGTCAAAATGGCTGTGGTAAAAGTACCCTATTCAATTTGATCATGCGTCACTTACCCTTATCATCAGGGCAGATCAGTATTAACGGCAAAGACCTACAGCAACTTTCCTTTAAAGAACAAGCACAGAGCATTTCAGTATTATCGCAGTCCATGCCATTACCGGAATTCATGACGGTTGCTGATATGGTGATGCAAGGGCGTTTTTGTTATCAAGGTTTTTTCTCTCGGTTCAGTGCTGAAGATCGCGCAATAGCTCAGCATGCGATGCAAAAAATGCAACTCACAGAACTGGCAAATAAACGCTTATCGGCACTGTCTGGTGGTCAGCAACAACGCGCTAGAATGGCCATGTTACTCACCCAGAAAACCGACATAGTATTGCTGGATGAACCCACCACGCACTTAGACTTAAAGCATCAATACATGCTGTTAGACCTAGGTCGAGAACTTGCTGAACAAGGTAAAACAGTGATTGCTATCTTGCATGATATGACTCAAGCAGCGTTATATGCTGATCACGTGATAGTGCTTTCCGAGCAAAAAGTATATGCACAAGGTCCAGCGCAATCAGTGATCACCGATACGATGATGCAGCATGTTTTTCATGTAAACACCTCACGAGTGGGTAACGAAAAGGTAGGTCTCCATGTTCCAACGTACCTTATTGCCTAA
- a CDS encoding iron ABC transporter permease: MFQRTLLPNSAPNSSPRSLLRILPSYRFLGAVLLLTLTLLLVALTHISIGARSIAWADIFQAIFAFDSQQFVHHIVIKQRLPRLIVALGCGAMLGLAGFSAQKMFQNPLVSSSTLGVSSGAVFFSLCAIYFFNVSENDIFIPAFLGASVAGLFTLSMTEMMNRSSISKNLHIVLAGSLVSMLFSSLSSFLMQLDPLRFANVQDWLLGDISPADFSDFSRVYPLALLAIGVLLCQGRSLDVMIMGEKQAHSAGVNVTRTRNITLLCIFLLASLVVSIVGPIGFIGLVVPHISKLFVSEVGNKGAWLSMLIGGLLLSLSDLLARIVIAPKVLIVGGVSASIGSIFFLCLLYFMVRDKRIS, encoded by the coding sequence ATGTTCCAACGTACCTTATTGCCTAATTCTGCACCTAACTCTTCACCTCGTTCATTATTGCGTATATTGCCCAGCTATCGTTTCCTCGGAGCAGTATTATTATTGACGCTGACCTTGTTATTGGTGGCATTAACTCACATCAGTATTGGTGCTCGATCGATAGCTTGGGCAGATATTTTTCAAGCCATTTTCGCTTTTGACAGCCAACAATTTGTACACCACATAGTGATCAAACAAAGACTACCACGTCTGATCGTCGCACTGGGGTGTGGCGCAATGTTAGGTCTTGCCGGTTTTAGTGCTCAAAAAATGTTTCAGAATCCACTCGTATCATCTTCTACGCTTGGGGTTAGTAGTGGTGCGGTATTTTTCAGTTTGTGTGCCATCTATTTCTTTAATGTATCTGAGAATGATATTTTTATTCCGGCTTTTCTCGGAGCCTCAGTTGCTGGACTTTTTACCCTGTCGATGACAGAAATGATGAACCGCTCGAGTATTTCTAAAAACTTACATATTGTGTTAGCAGGCAGTCTTGTGTCGATGCTGTTTTCCTCACTAAGCAGCTTTTTAATGCAACTAGACCCACTACGTTTTGCCAATGTTCAGGACTGGTTGTTGGGTGATATTAGCCCCGCCGATTTCAGCGATTTCAGTCGGGTTTATCCTCTGGCACTATTGGCGATTGGGGTGTTGTTATGTCAGGGCCGATCGTTAGACGTGATGATCATGGGCGAAAAGCAGGCGCACAGTGCCGGGGTGAATGTCACTCGCACCCGTAACATCACCTTGCTGTGTATTTTTTTACTGGCTTCGTTAGTTGTTTCGATTGTCGGTCCTATCGGTTTTATTGGCCTAGTCGTACCGCATATCAGTAAGCTTTTTGTTAGCGAGGTGGGTAATAAAGGCGCTTGGTTATCTATGCTCATCGGCGGTTTATTACTGAGTCTATCGGATTTACTTGCCCGTATCGTTATTGCTCCCAAAGTATTGATTGTCGGTGGCGTCAGCGCATCTATCGGCAGTATCTTCTTTTTATGTTTACTGTACTTTATGGTTCGGGATAAACGCATTTCATGA
- a CDS encoding iron ABC transporter permease, with product MNIFNDQNVIITPLKGISLPVYKRTFWVLCALVALLSLSFICSLKLGSVSVSWADVYAVVGFDVTLNDATSTIYELRLPRIMGAIAAGALMALSGYLLQTAARNALADPGVLGLSDGAALSVIVLYVIFSQVSLTASIIASFLGVFVTALVVLWFVHKNMNGTFIVLVGIAVGAVMSAFSDILLSSVSIEDMAFLMAFLSGSFVSLDLASASFLSAWMTVIIAVFLLLSRYINPLNFGYLHAMSLGVDAKKYYIFIIILAVFAMAPVIALVGSIGFIGLIATFLAKNIIGYRGTELGIVSMLLGAIMTLWADTLGRTLFAPIMINAGVFIALIGALFFIIMTRYIVRQ from the coding sequence ATGAATATATTTAACGATCAAAATGTGATCATTACCCCCTTGAAAGGGATCAGCTTACCCGTTTATAAACGCACATTCTGGGTACTTTGTGCATTAGTCGCATTGTTGAGTTTGAGTTTTATTTGCAGTCTTAAATTAGGCTCGGTCAGTGTTTCTTGGGCAGATGTGTACGCAGTTGTGGGTTTTGATGTAACGCTTAATGACGCCACATCAACTATCTATGAGCTGCGATTGCCTCGAATCATGGGGGCGATTGCTGCAGGTGCATTGATGGCATTATCGGGTTATTTATTACAGACTGCCGCGCGCAATGCCCTGGCAGATCCAGGTGTATTAGGGCTATCTGACGGCGCCGCGCTGTCAGTCATTGTGCTGTATGTCATTTTTTCACAGGTGTCATTAACAGCGAGTATTATTGCCAGTTTCTTGGGGGTATTCGTTACCGCACTCGTGGTGCTCTGGTTTGTCCATAAAAATATGAATGGTACCTTTATCGTATTAGTCGGTATTGCTGTGGGCGCGGTTATGTCTGCATTCAGCGATATACTTTTATCGTCTGTTTCGATCGAAGATATGGCTTTCCTCATGGCTTTTTTATCTGGTAGCTTTGTCTCTTTAGATCTGGCTAGCGCTAGCTTTTTAAGCGCTTGGATGACAGTCATTATCGCGGTGTTTTTGTTGTTAAGCCGTTATATTAATCCACTCAATTTTGGCTATCTACATGCTATGTCCTTAGGTGTTGATGCCAAAAAATATTACATCTTTATTATTATACTCGCAGTATTTGCGATGGCTCCTGTGATTGCGCTGGTTGGATCTATCGGTTTTATTGGCCTGATTGCTACTTTTTTAGCAAAAAATATTATTGGTTATCGCGGTACCGAGTTAGGTATTGTCAGCATGCTATTAGGAGCAATCATGACGCTCTGGGCAGACACGCTTGGACGGACACTATTTGCTCCAATCATGATTAATGCTGGTGTATTCATCGCGTTAATCGGTGCGTTATTTTTTATTATAATGACGCGTTACATTGTTAGGCAGTAG
- a CDS encoding ABC transporter substrate-binding protein, translating into MKLLTFVQGALLLSLSLQSIASETMMITDHAGNKVEILTQPKRIASLHVMSATSILLDVDAPIVGTSTYIKLPENRPYIRGGEEVFGIKFADTGYFNYGNKGSDIEQIKASKPDLIIGTVKYQKKLFDKLSKIAPTVLIQRYTPNIFDAYRDVATWVGKKDVFKQNYSDYQQKIARFKVKYADELAGKTFIYAVPSKGQAEIKIRQNSGVITQVLFDLGLTRPPFLKDTFAAEDAGAEVSSELIESLDADWFFSTYTSQSDAGPQSIDAGFDDVAPGWQFALTAYQNNQFIRLNREQAYTPTFVSADYVLAALEQQILKNRK; encoded by the coding sequence ATGAAACTATTAACATTTGTGCAAGGCGCGTTATTGCTTAGCTTATCGCTACAATCAATTGCTAGCGAAACCATGATGATCACAGATCATGCGGGTAACAAGGTCGAGATATTAACACAGCCTAAACGTATTGCATCACTGCATGTAATGTCGGCGACCTCTATTTTGTTAGATGTCGATGCGCCGATAGTGGGCACATCAACTTATATTAAATTACCAGAAAATAGGCCCTATATTCGCGGCGGTGAAGAAGTCTTTGGTATCAAGTTTGCTGATACGGGTTACTTCAACTACGGCAATAAAGGCAGTGATATTGAACAGATCAAAGCATCAAAACCAGACTTGATCATCGGTACGGTCAAATATCAAAAAAAACTCTTTGATAAACTATCTAAAATTGCGCCAACCGTTTTGATTCAGCGTTATACACCGAATATTTTTGATGCTTACCGTGATGTCGCCACCTGGGTTGGTAAAAAAGATGTGTTCAAACAGAATTATAGCGACTACCAACAAAAAATAGCTCGCTTCAAAGTTAAATACGCTGATGAATTAGCGGGTAAAACATTTATCTATGCGGTACCGAGTAAAGGTCAAGCAGAAATTAAGATCCGACAAAACTCGGGCGTTATCACCCAGGTATTATTTGATTTAGGCTTAACCCGACCACCATTTTTAAAAGATACTTTTGCCGCTGAGGATGCGGGTGCAGAAGTAAGCTCGGAACTGATTGAATCATTAGATGCTGATTGGTTTTTTAGTACTTACACATCGCAGTCAGACGCAGGCCCACAATCGATAGACGCGGGTTTTGATGATGTAGCACCCGGCTGGCAATTTGCTTTAACAGCTTATCAGAACAACCAGTTTATCCGCTTAAATCGAGAGCAAGCGTATACGCCGACGTTTGTTTCTGCTGATTATGTTTTAGCTGCATTGGAGCAACAGATTTTAAAAAATAGAAAATAG